The Mustelus asterias unplaced genomic scaffold, sMusAst1.hap1.1 HAP1_SCAFFOLD_560, whole genome shotgun sequence genome has a segment encoding these proteins:
- the LOC144487045 gene encoding uncharacterized protein LOC144487045, translating into MWTRLQLISRLERQEETQTMEKPWKCGDCGKGFKSSFRLEIHQRSHTGEKPFVCSVCGKGFTKTTYLMLHQRIHTEERPFSCTHCGKRFNSTSSLATHQRIHTGEKPFTCSVCSERFTRSSGLWTHQRIHTEEKPFSCTSCGKSFGQSSTLTAHQCTHTGERPFTCSMCGNKFSQSFDLVRHQRLHTGERPFTCSVCGKGFARLFTLQSHHRTHTQENPFSCSTCGKSFKQSSNLLTHQRTHSGERPFTCSLCGKAFTRSSSLLRHQQIHNRLHGLDSAFNHSLD; encoded by the coding sequence atgtggacgaggcttcaactgatctctaggctggagagacaggaagagacccagaccatggagaaaccttggaaatgtggggactgtggtaaGGGATTCAAGTCTTCTTTCCGGCTGGAAatccatcaacgcagtcacactggggagaagccattcgtctgttctgtgtgtgggaagggatttaccaaGACAACCTACCTGATgttacaccagagaattcacactgaggagaggcccttcagctgcactcactgtgggaagaggttcaacaGCACATCCAGCCTCGctacacaccagcggattcacactggggagaagccgttcacctgctccgtgtgcagtgagagattcactcggtcatccggcctttggacacatcagcgaattcacaccgaggagaaaccgttcagctgcacttcctgtggaaagagtttcgggcagtcatccaccctgactgctcaccaatgcactcacaccggggagagaccattcacctgctccatgtgtgggaataAATTCTCCCAGTCATTCGatctggtgagacaccagcgacttcacaccggggagagaccattcacctgttcggtgtgtgggaagggattcgctcggttattcaccctccagtcccaccaccgcactcacactcaggagaatccattcagctgcagtacctgtggaaagagtttcaagcagtcatccaaccttctgactcaccaacgcactcactctggggagaggcctttcacctgctccttgtgtggaaaggcattcacaaggtcctccagcctgctgagacaccagcaaattcataatagactgcacggattggattctgcttttaatcacagcctggattga
- the LOC144487040 gene encoding uncharacterized protein LOC144487040 — protein sequence MEKPWKCADCGKRYRAPSQLEAHRRSHTGQRPFICSQCGKGFTESSSLQRHQQVHTGERPFTCSQCGEGFTRSSDLPVHERVHTGERPFTCSQCGKRFTQSSNLRKHQRVHTGERPFTCSQCGKGFCDSSNLQIHQRVHTGERPFTCSQCEKRFSLSSQLLRHQQVHE from the coding sequence atggagaaaccatggaaatgtgcggactgtggcaagagatacagagccccatctcagctggaagctcatcggcgcagccacactgggcagaggccgttcatctgctctcagtgtgggaagggattcactgagtcatccagcctgcagagacaccagcaagttcacactggggagaggccattcacgtgttctcaatgtggggagggattcactcgatcttcCGACCTGCCGGTCCATgagcgcgttcacactggggagaggccgttcacctgctctcagtgtgggaagagattcactcagtcttccaacctgcggaaacaccaacgagttcacaccggggagagaccgttcacctgctctcagtgtgggaagggattctgtgattcatccaacctgcagatacaccagcgagttcacactggggagaggccgttcacctgctctcagtgtgagaagagattcagtctttcatcccagctgctgagacaccaacaagttcatgagtga